Proteins from one Pongo abelii isolate AG06213 chromosome 19, NHGRI_mPonAbe1-v2.0_pri, whole genome shotgun sequence genomic window:
- the LOC129051355 gene encoding 14-3-3 protein epsilon-like isoform X2, whose protein sequence is MVEPMKKLAGMDVELTAEERNFLSVTYKNVIGATRASWRIISSLEQKEGNKGGEDKQKMIGKYQQMVETELKLIRGDVLDALDKHLIPAATTGKSKVFYYEMKGDYHRYLAEFATGNDRKEAAENSLVAYKAASDIAVLLAAISGKEKVFL, encoded by the exons ATGGTGGAGCCAATGAAGAAATTAGCAGGGATGGATGTAGAGCTGACAGCTGAAGAGAGAAACTTCCTATCTGTTACATATAAGAATGTGATTGGAGCTACAAGAGCCTCCTGGAGAATAATCAGCAGCCttgaacagaaagaaggaaacaagggAGGAGAAGACAAGCAAAAAATGATTGGGAAATACCAGCAAATG gttgAGACTGAGCTAAAGTTAATCCGTGGCGACGTTCTGGATGCACTGGACAAACACCTCATTCCAGCAGCTACCACTGGCAAGTCCAAGGTTTTCTATTATGAAAT GAAAGGGGACTACCACAGGTATCTGGCAGAATTTGCCACAGGAAATGACAGGAAGGAGGCAGCAGAGAACAGCCTTGTGGCTTACAAAGCTGCTAGTGATATTGCA GTCTTGTTAGCTGCCATCTCTGGGAAGGAGAAAGTGTTTTTATAG
- the LOC129051355 gene encoding 14-3-3 protein epsilon-like isoform X1, protein MVEPMKKLAGMDVELTAEERNFLSVTYKNVIGATRASWRIISSLEQKEGNKGGEDKQKMIGKYQQMVETELKLIRGDVLDALDKHLIPAATTGKSKVFYYEMKGDYHRYLAEFATGNDRKEAAENSLVAYKAASDIAVREISPVHPIHLCLALHFSIFSCEILNFPDPACRSC, encoded by the exons ATGGTGGAGCCAATGAAGAAATTAGCAGGGATGGATGTAGAGCTGACAGCTGAAGAGAGAAACTTCCTATCTGTTACATATAAGAATGTGATTGGAGCTACAAGAGCCTCCTGGAGAATAATCAGCAGCCttgaacagaaagaaggaaacaagggAGGAGAAGACAAGCAAAAAATGATTGGGAAATACCAGCAAATG gttgAGACTGAGCTAAAGTTAATCCGTGGCGACGTTCTGGATGCACTGGACAAACACCTCATTCCAGCAGCTACCACTGGCAAGTCCAAGGTTTTCTATTATGAAAT GAAAGGGGACTACCACAGGTATCTGGCAGAATTTGCCACAGGAAATGACAGGAAGGAGGCAGCAGAGAACAGCCTTGTGGCTTACAAAGCTGCTAGTGATATTGCAGTAAGAGAAATTTCACCAGTGCATCCCATTCACTTATGTCTTGCTCTCCATTTTTCCATATTCTCCTGTGAAATTCTGAATTTCCCTGACCCTGCCTGCAG GTCTTGTTAG
- the LOC129051355 gene encoding 14-3-3 protein epsilon-like isoform X3, whose product MVEPMKKLAGMDVELTAEERNFLSVTYKNVIGATRASWRIISSLEQKEGNKGGEDKQKMIGKYQQMVETELKLIRGDVLDALDKHLIPAATTGKGTTTGIWQNLPQEMTGRRQQRTALWLTKLLVILQSC is encoded by the exons ATGGTGGAGCCAATGAAGAAATTAGCAGGGATGGATGTAGAGCTGACAGCTGAAGAGAGAAACTTCCTATCTGTTACATATAAGAATGTGATTGGAGCTACAAGAGCCTCCTGGAGAATAATCAGCAGCCttgaacagaaagaaggaaacaagggAGGAGAAGACAAGCAAAAAATGATTGGGAAATACCAGCAAATG gttgAGACTGAGCTAAAGTTAATCCGTGGCGACGTTCTGGATGCACTGGACAAACACCTCATTCCAGCAGCTACCACTG GAAAGGGGACTACCACAGGTATCTGGCAGAATTTGCCACAGGAAATGACAGGAAGGAGGCAGCAGAGAACAGCCTTGTGGCTTACAAAGCTGCTAGTGATATTGCA GTCTTGTTAG